One segment of Streptosporangiales bacterium DNA contains the following:
- a CDS encoding NUDIX domain-containing protein: MLIPCVGGVVDDGARLLLVRRGRPPGEGLWSLPGGRVEPGESDAEAVVRELHEETGLAVSPGALVGTVERDAPGGDTYVIRDYRCTVVGGTLAAGDDARDARWVPYADVPALPLTDRLLDTLRSWRVLPPPVT; encoded by the coding sequence ATGCTGATCCCGTGCGTAGGCGGCGTCGTCGACGACGGCGCGCGCCTGCTGCTGGTGCGGCGTGGACGGCCGCCGGGCGAGGGCCTGTGGTCGCTGCCCGGCGGGCGGGTCGAGCCCGGCGAGAGCGACGCCGAGGCCGTCGTCCGCGAGCTGCATGAGGAGACCGGACTCGCCGTGAGCCCGGGCGCGCTCGTCGGCACGGTCGAGCGCGACGCTCCCGGCGGGGACACCTACGTCATCCGCGACTACCGATGCACGGTCGTCGGCGGCACCCTCGCCGCGGGCGACGACGCGCGTGACGCCCGCTGGGTGCCGTACGCCGACGTGCCTGCCCTCCCCCTCACGGACCGGCTCCTCGACACCCTCAGGTCGTGGCGCGTGCTCCCCCCGCCGGTCACTTGA